A stretch of DNA from Gemmatimonadales bacterium:
ACTCGACCAAACGACGTTCAGGAGGAGCGTATGCGTTCCACATTTCGGTCCCTCGGACTCGTGCTGATCACCGCGCTCGGAATGGTCGGTTTCGGGGGCTGCCGGGACGACGCAGCGGGCCAGGCGACGTCCGCGACGGCCAGCTCGGGCCGGACACCGTCCTACTGCCCCTCGTTCAAAGACGTGAGCACAGCGGCTGGCTTCCCCGTCACTCTGAAGGCCTCAGCCGGGAGCCAGGACAGCTTCAACTGCGGGTACGAGATGACCGGTCGCTACCGGGGCACCTTCATCGAGCTCACCGGCGAGCCCGCCTCGCTGGCCGAGGGTGTGTTCGGCAGGGTAAAGCAATCGGCGAAGGTCATGAACGGCCAGGATGCCGAGGCCGAACGGATCGATGTCGGATCCGGAGGGTGGGCGTACGGCGGCGACGGGGGCGAGGCCGCCGCGGCCGGTGGCGGTCACGTGTACCATGTCACGCTCCACAGCGGCCCCCTCTCCAGCATTGGGGACCAGAAGGATGCGATGGTGCGCATTCTGAAGCTGGTGATGCAGACGGCCCCGGCAGGTCAACGCGCGTCGGGGAAGAACGTCTGCGAGCTGGCCACCACCGCCGAATTCGAGCAGGCGTACGGGGCCGACCCCAGCGGGCCCGACCTCTCCTCCGATCCGGTGGCGACCGACATGTCCTGGGGACCGCACTGCGACTACTCGGGCGGCTCGATCGATCTGTTCCAGACCAAGCCGCCGGAGAAGCAGCTCGACTATGTGCTCGGGGAGATGGAGGCCGGTAAGCAACCACGGCTGCCGGTCGCCGGGCTCGGGGAGCGCGCGTTCTTTACGACCATCTACCCGGGCGACAAGTACCGGGAGCGTGGCTTTCTCGCCGTCTATGCCGGCCCGCGGATCGTGACGTTCAGCATGGATGCGCAGGCCAACGAGCCGATCGAAGCGACGCGGCCGAGGCTCGAGCACCTGGCCAAGCTGGTGCTGCCGCGGGTGAAGTGAGCCGCTGACATGGGCTCAACGCCACGTTCCGTGGCGAGACCGAGGATGGCGTCCGAATCGAAGGGAGCCTGCAATGTCAATGGGAAGGCGTTGGGGATGGTTGCTGATCGTCACCGTAGCGTGCGCGGAGCCCGACACCTTGGGCCCGGAGCCTCCGGAGCAAGCCCCCGTCGACCCGGGTGTCCCGATGGCGGCCACTGCGACCACCAACGTATGGGCCACCAAGGCCGCGATGCCCACCGCACGCGATGGACTTACGGTCGGGGTCGTGAACGGAATCGTGTATGTGATCGGAGGAAGCGGGAGCGGCGGAAACCTTACGAAGGTCGAGGCCTACACTCCGGGCAGCAACACGTGGACCGCGA
This window harbors:
- a CDS encoding kelch repeat-containing protein; the protein is MAATATTNVWATKAAMPTARDGLTVGVVNGIVYVIGGSGSGGNLTKVEAYTPGSNTWTAKASLPQGRSALNGSGTINGVLYVAGGLSSNGATTTTYAYNPSTNTWATKAPSA